A single genomic interval of Flavihumibacter rivuli harbors:
- a CDS encoding TIGR01777 family oxidoreductase, whose amino-acid sequence MKAKKIIIAGGTGFIGQSLVAKWGKENEIVVLSRQLDDQASNLFGHSIPGVNGLCRVVKWDGANDGPWVAELEGADLLINLAGRSVNCRYNEANKRVIFDSRTLPTIALGKAIAGLSRPPALWINASSATIYRHALDRPMDEYSGEYHDDFSVQVCKRWEEAFFSQKVGTTRKVALRTAITLGDGGVMVPYLNLVKWGLGGKQGNGNQLFSWIHMEDLARSMEWIFEHNEMQGVYNCSSPNPVSNEVFMRTLRKVCGVKIGLPAMEWMLAIGARLVGTEPELLLKSRWVLPTRLMESGFVFRFGELESAFREIVERLPRRRYRIF is encoded by the coding sequence ATGAAAGCTAAGAAGATCATCATTGCTGGCGGGACCGGCTTTATCGGGCAGTCACTGGTAGCCAAATGGGGAAAGGAAAATGAAATAGTGGTGCTATCAAGGCAGTTGGATGACCAGGCAAGCAATTTGTTTGGTCACTCCATTCCCGGAGTCAATGGACTTTGCAGGGTGGTAAAATGGGACGGGGCGAATGATGGGCCATGGGTGGCAGAACTGGAAGGCGCGGACCTGCTGATCAACCTGGCCGGGCGTTCGGTGAATTGTCGTTACAATGAAGCCAACAAGCGCGTTATTTTCGACAGCCGGACCCTGCCTACTATTGCATTGGGTAAAGCTATTGCAGGCTTATCCCGTCCGCCTGCCTTATGGATCAATGCTTCATCGGCCACTATTTACAGGCATGCACTGGACCGGCCCATGGATGAATATTCTGGGGAATACCATGATGATTTTTCCGTACAGGTTTGCAAGCGTTGGGAGGAGGCCTTTTTTTCGCAGAAAGTTGGAACAACCAGGAAGGTGGCCTTGCGAACCGCGATAACCCTGGGTGATGGTGGTGTGATGGTGCCCTATCTCAACCTGGTGAAGTGGGGGCTGGGCGGAAAGCAGGGCAACGGCAATCAGCTATTTAGCTGGATCCATATGGAAGACCTTGCGCGAAGCATGGAATGGATCTTCGAACATAATGAAATGCAGGGTGTTTATAACTGTTCTTCGCCTAACCCGGTTAGCAATGAGGTGTTCATGCGTACATTGAGAAAGGTATGTGGGGTGAAGATCGGGCTTCCTGCTATGGAATGGATGCTGGCAATAGGTGCCCGACTGGTCGGAACTGAACCAGAGTTATTGTTGAAGAGTCGTTGGGTATTGCCAACAAGGTTGATGGAGTCGGGTTTCGTGTTCAGGTTTGGCGAATTGGAATCAGCCTTCCGGGAAATTGTGGAGCGCTTACCCCGTAGGCGGTATCGAATATTTTAG
- a CDS encoding outer membrane beta-barrel protein, with protein sequence MMVCLLGSTGSYAQLRGGLNLPDNDDKWYHIGIVVMGTSNRFQINQHPRFLQYDSVMVSNPENSFGFGIGGMHTFRISNRFEARVVFPQLLFVNKSIRYHLKYPDPSNEETPVMNQNVESILLGLPIQLKLKSDRIGNFRVYMMGGIKFETDLSSKANARNAENFVKLKKSDFGIEAGIGFNFYQKFFILSPEIKISNGITNVHARDESLKFSNVIDRIQSRQIIFSLIFEG encoded by the coding sequence ATGATGGTCTGCCTTTTGGGCAGTACCGGTTCCTATGCGCAACTAAGAGGCGGATTAAATCTCCCGGACAACGACGACAAATGGTACCATATCGGTATTGTGGTGATGGGGACCTCCAACCGTTTCCAGATCAACCAGCATCCGAGGTTCCTGCAGTATGATAGTGTGATGGTATCCAACCCGGAGAACAGTTTTGGGTTTGGCATAGGGGGCATGCATACTTTCCGGATCAGTAACCGATTCGAAGCCAGGGTGGTATTTCCCCAATTGCTTTTTGTGAACAAATCCATCCGGTATCACCTCAAATACCCCGACCCCAGTAATGAAGAAACGCCTGTCATGAACCAGAATGTGGAATCCATCCTGCTTGGCTTACCCATTCAGCTAAAACTTAAGTCAGACAGGATTGGCAATTTCAGGGTCTACATGATGGGGGGCATCAAGTTTGAGACAGATCTTTCTTCCAAGGCCAATGCCAGGAATGCAGAGAACTTTGTAAAATTGAAAAAATCTGATTTCGGTATTGAAGCTGGTATCGGATTCAACTTCTACCAGAAATTCTTCATCCTTTCACCGGAGATCAAGATCAGCAATGGCATCACCAATGTACATGCCCGCGATGAGAGCCTCAAATTCTCGAATGTCATTGACCGCATCCAAAGCCGACAGATCATCTTCTCCTTAATATTTGAAGGGTAA
- a CDS encoding pyruvate dehydrogenase complex dihydrolipoamide acetyltransferase has translation MAEVILMPRLSDTMTEGVIAAWHKKVGDTVKKGELLAEVETDKATMELESYKDGTLLHIGIEKGGKLQVNDLLAIIGNPGEDISGLINGGAAPAAASPAPEAAPAPAAAPAAGLDLSKVEEVILMPRLSDTMTEGVIAAWHKKVGDKVSKGELLAEVETDKATMELESYKNGTLLYIGAQPGDKVPVNALLCVIGEEGKVDLNAIIAAAKGGAVAATASSGQPAAPTAPAAAPAAQAAPVAASENGRIKASPLARKMAQEKGINLAQVAGSGDGGRIVKADVDNFKPAAAAEAPAAKATVTPAIAAAPAGQVSFEDRPVSQMRKTIARRLAESKFTAPHFYLTMSIDMDKAVASRAQINEVAPVKISFNDMVIKAVAIALKQHPAVNSSWLGDTIRVNHHVNVGVAVAVEDGLLVPVVRFADTKGLAQIATEVKDFATRAKNKKLQPSDWEGSTFTISNLGMFGIEDFTAIINPPDSCILAVGAIQQVPVVKNGQVVPGNIMKVTLSCDHRVVDGASGSAFLQTLKGLLEEPLRMLV, from the coding sequence ATGGCAGAAGTGATTTTGATGCCCCGATTGAGCGATACCATGACCGAAGGGGTCATCGCAGCCTGGCACAAGAAAGTAGGCGATACGGTAAAGAAGGGTGAATTGCTGGCTGAAGTAGAAACGGATAAGGCCACCATGGAGCTGGAAAGCTACAAGGATGGCACTTTGCTGCATATTGGCATTGAAAAGGGAGGAAAGTTGCAGGTGAATGACCTGCTGGCCATCATTGGTAACCCAGGGGAAGATATCAGTGGACTGATCAATGGTGGTGCTGCCCCTGCTGCTGCAAGCCCTGCGCCAGAGGCCGCCCCGGCTCCTGCAGCTGCCCCTGCTGCAGGCCTTGACCTCAGCAAGGTGGAGGAAGTGATCCTGATGCCCCGCCTGAGTGATACCATGACCGAAGGGGTTATCGCTGCCTGGCACAAGAAAGTTGGTGACAAGGTGTCCAAGGGTGAGTTGCTGGCAGAAGTGGAAACCGATAAGGCCACCATGGAGTTGGAAAGTTATAAGAATGGTACCCTATTATATATTGGTGCACAGCCTGGTGATAAGGTTCCGGTGAATGCCCTTCTTTGTGTTATCGGGGAAGAAGGCAAAGTAGACCTGAATGCCATCATCGCTGCTGCCAAGGGTGGCGCTGTTGCTGCCACTGCTTCATCCGGTCAGCCGGCTGCTCCCACGGCACCAGCTGCAGCCCCTGCTGCACAAGCTGCCCCTGTAGCTGCTTCTGAGAATGGAAGGATCAAGGCTTCACCGCTTGCCAGGAAAATGGCCCAGGAAAAGGGTATCAACCTCGCCCAGGTTGCCGGTTCCGGTGACGGGGGTAGGATCGTGAAGGCTGATGTCGATAACTTCAAGCCTGCCGCTGCGGCTGAAGCCCCGGCTGCCAAAGCAACCGTAACACCTGCTATCGCTGCAGCACCTGCAGGACAGGTAAGCTTTGAAGACAGGCCTGTTTCCCAGATGAGGAAGACCATTGCCCGTCGACTGGCTGAAAGCAAGTTTACAGCTCCCCACTTCTACCTGACCATGAGTATTGATATGGACAAGGCTGTTGCCAGCCGCGCCCAGATCAATGAAGTGGCTCCAGTTAAGATCTCCTTCAATGACATGGTGATCAAGGCCGTGGCCATTGCATTGAAACAACACCCTGCTGTGAACAGCAGTTGGTTGGGGGATACCATCCGCGTCAACCACCATGTAAATGTTGGGGTAGCCGTAGCCGTTGAGGATGGATTGCTGGTTCCCGTAGTTCGTTTTGCGGATACCAAGGGACTCGCCCAGATCGCTACCGAAGTGAAAGACTTCGCCACCCGTGCCAAGAATAAGAAACTGCAACCATCTGATTGGGAAGGCAGCACCTTCACCATCAGTAACCTGGGTATGTTTGGTATTGAGGATTTCACTGCCATTATTAATCCGCCGGATAGCTGTATCCTCGCCGTTGGTGCTATTCAACAGGTGCCGGTAGTGAAGAATGGCCAGGTGGTACCCGGAAATATCATGAAAGTGACCCTGAGCTGCGACCACCGCGTAGTGGATGGCGCTTCCGGGTCAGCATTCCTGCAAACCCTGAAAGGCCTGTTGGAAGAGCCTTTGAGGATGCTGGTGTAA
- a CDS encoding ribonuclease H-like YkuK family protein, translating to MLWRKFNGDALDLPIRDAVEKAIKRETEEGYHLKVCIGTDSQVKGSETEFATVIVFLREGHGGFMFIHNEKTRQSYSIKERMLVEVAKSIEVAYELCNLFTEYNVDMEVHADINTNPHFKSNDALKEAMGYILGMGFAFKAKPEAFASSSCANKVVN from the coding sequence ATGTTATGGAGAAAGTTTAACGGCGATGCATTGGATCTCCCGATCCGTGACGCCGTAGAAAAAGCCATCAAGCGGGAAACCGAGGAGGGTTATCACCTCAAGGTATGCATTGGCACCGACTCCCAGGTAAAAGGCAGTGAGACTGAGTTTGCCACGGTCATTGTTTTTTTAAGGGAAGGACATGGAGGTTTCATGTTCATCCACAATGAGAAAACAAGGCAGTCCTATTCCATTAAGGAGCGGATGCTGGTAGAGGTTGCAAAGAGTATTGAAGTGGCCTATGAGCTTTGTAACCTGTTCACCGAGTACAATGTGGATATGGAGGTACATGCCGACATAAACACCAATCCGCATTTCAAGAGCAATGATGCCCTGAAGGAAGCAATGGGTTATATCCTGGGTATGGGCTTTGCTTTCAAGGCCAAGCCTGAAGCTTTCGCCAGCAGTAGCTGCGCCAATAAGGTGGTGAACTGA
- a CDS encoding CoA-binding protein, which produces MNMGKKTLVLGASDNPQRYSYLAMNMLRQKGFAVEAIGRKAMVVGDVEVHQDRPAFQHIDTVTLYLSPAHQQEYYDYIFSLQPRRIIFNPGAENEELAQLAEEKGIEPLEACTLVLLSTGQY; this is translated from the coding sequence ATGAATATGGGAAAGAAAACATTGGTGCTGGGTGCCTCAGATAATCCTCAACGATATAGTTACCTGGCCATGAATATGCTTCGCCAGAAAGGATTTGCCGTGGAAGCGATTGGCCGTAAGGCAATGGTGGTAGGAGATGTGGAAGTACACCAGGACAGGCCAGCCTTCCAGCATATAGATACGGTGACCCTTTATTTATCCCCCGCACACCAGCAGGAATACTACGATTATATTTTTTCGCTGCAACCCAGGCGCATCATTTTTAATCCCGGCGCCGAGAATGAAGAACTTGCCCAGCTTGCTGAGGAAAAGGGGATCGAGCCGCTGGAAGCCTGCACCCTGGTATTACTGAGCACGGGTCAGTACTGA
- the yihA gene encoding ribosome biogenesis GTP-binding protein YihA/YsxC, producing MHITKAEYLISSPSVDQCPSADRPEYAFIGRSNVGKSSLINMLCNNQKLAKTSGSPGKTQLINHFTITSVSKEGARDYSQWYLVDLPGYGFAKVSQNQRKQWEKMIEKYLRERENLVQVFVLIDSRHDPQKIDLEFIDQLGEWEIPFTLVFTKSDKENQRTVSLNVKAFLNAMKATWQFLPAHIVTSAIKKTGRDKILQLIASANQDLTK from the coding sequence ATGCACATCACTAAAGCAGAATACCTGATCAGCAGCCCCTCGGTGGATCAATGTCCTTCGGCAGACAGGCCCGAATATGCCTTTATTGGCCGAAGCAATGTAGGGAAATCCTCCCTGATCAATATGCTTTGCAACAACCAGAAACTGGCCAAGACCTCTGGTTCACCAGGAAAGACCCAGTTGATCAACCATTTCACCATTACCAGTGTGAGTAAGGAAGGAGCAAGGGATTATTCCCAATGGTACCTGGTCGACCTCCCCGGTTATGGCTTTGCTAAGGTTTCCCAAAACCAGCGCAAGCAATGGGAAAAGATGATTGAAAAATACCTTCGGGAAAGGGAGAACCTGGTCCAGGTTTTTGTATTGATCGACAGTCGGCATGATCCCCAAAAAATTGACCTGGAATTCATCGACCAATTGGGCGAATGGGAGATTCCCTTCACCCTTGTATTTACCAAATCAGATAAGGAAAACCAACGAACGGTATCCCTGAATGTGAAAGCCTTCCTGAATGCCATGAAGGCCACCTGGCAATTCCTTCCGGCGCATATTGTGACCAGCGCGATCAAGAAAACAGGCAGGGATAAGATTTTACAGTTAATTGCCAGTGCCAACCAGGATTTGACAAAATAG
- the ubiE gene encoding bifunctional demethylmenaquinone methyltransferase/2-methoxy-6-polyprenyl-1,4-benzoquinol methylase UbiE: MSDTLPHDSVVPFKDSDQSKKQQVAEMFDQIAFRYDFLNRFLSGGIDVYWRKRAIAELRQLKPQKVLDVATGTADVAIMTMKFLKPERIIGIDISEGMLELGRKKIAKLKLNDRIELQSGDSETIKFPDNSFDAVTVAFGVRNFQDLRKGLSEMFRVLKPGGKLVVLEFSKPKAAGFKGLYQLYMNLVAPGIGKLFSRNKAAYQYLNDSVQAFPEGKDFINILAETGYSQTYLKKLSLGICTIYCGTKSAAKPDS; encoded by the coding sequence ATGAGCGACACTTTACCACACGATTCCGTAGTGCCTTTTAAGGATTCAGACCAAAGCAAGAAGCAGCAGGTGGCAGAAATGTTTGACCAGATCGCTTTTCGTTATGATTTCCTGAATCGATTCCTGAGTGGTGGCATTGATGTGTACTGGCGCAAACGTGCAATTGCTGAATTGAGGCAATTGAAGCCCCAAAAAGTCCTTGATGTGGCTACGGGGACAGCAGACGTGGCCATCATGACCATGAAATTTCTGAAACCCGAAAGAATAATTGGCATAGATATTTCAGAAGGGATGCTGGAACTGGGAAGAAAGAAGATTGCTAAACTAAAGTTAAACGACAGGATCGAGTTGCAATCGGGGGATTCGGAAACAATAAAATTCCCGGATAACTCGTTTGATGCGGTGACTGTAGCCTTTGGTGTCCGCAATTTTCAGGACCTGCGTAAAGGATTATCAGAAATGTTCAGGGTGCTGAAGCCCGGGGGGAAATTGGTGGTATTGGAATTTTCCAAGCCTAAAGCCGCCGGGTTTAAGGGATTGTACCAATTATACATGAACCTGGTGGCACCCGGCATTGGAAAATTGTTCTCAAGGAACAAAGCTGCCTACCAATATCTGAATGATTCCGTACAAGCCTTCCCGGAAGGAAAAGATTTTATTAACATATTAGCAGAGACAGGTTATAGCCAAACCTATCTTAAAAAGTTGAGCCTAGGAATATGCACTATTTATTGCGGAACAAAATCAGCAGCAAAGCCCGATTCATAA
- a CDS encoding M48 family metalloprotease, whose translation MQETSIQYPFQHSGPSPKIVEPSAAFRKEAIKVVGLIALFIIVYLLLVVTAFAFAAACVYGGVLMIVTVPKFLVIMIGLGVIGLGVMVFFFLVKFLFNVSRQDVSGYMEIKETDQPALFAFIREISKATNARFPKHVYLAPDVNASVFYDSGFWSMFLPVRKNLVVGLGLVNGLNRGEFSAVLAHELGHFSQRSMKLGSFVYQVNRIIFNMLYDNTGYGAFLDKWAAVSGYFAFFATITVKIVNGIQWVLRKLYGLVNKGYMGLSREMEFHADAVAAAVSGANNLESALLRLEMADSGYQSVLDTCNDWFRKNEVSQNFYPGQRLVMKELARKYQLPINNGLPLITHEVASGESATRVNFKDQWASHPPTAERIAHLHSLKMDAAIDDRSAWTIFTDELGLQRSMTAFVYSQASTGEAEQELITEKDFEGKYNALIQYYAFPEVFNGCYDGRPMSEMDLDKQMSVADEEVSVDVVKALCTNEQASILKKISGAEQDIETLQAIADGRVETSSFDFEGQRMGKGDIGKLIERLKLEAEAWRSRLQDFDERMFRNSYWLAARRGEAGKLKDQYEQYFIWRNRANEFYNHSNAMFEKLNPVYAGESLTLEHADALVSGLKTKDEPDFRQMLELFSKEGVFEESQELKSKIDRYLEASYAYFNGKEFFSNELDDILAIGRECWSALQSYIFRIYKDLLFYQASIYNSTGH comes from the coding sequence ATGCAGGAAACCTCTATCCAATACCCTTTCCAGCATTCCGGACCATCGCCCAAAATAGTAGAACCATCAGCGGCCTTCAGGAAAGAAGCGATAAAGGTGGTGGGTTTAATTGCCTTGTTCATTATTGTCTACCTTTTGCTGGTAGTAACCGCATTTGCCTTCGCCGCCGCCTGTGTTTATGGTGGTGTCCTGATGATCGTAACGGTGCCTAAATTCCTCGTCATCATGATCGGCCTGGGGGTGATCGGCCTTGGTGTGATGGTTTTTTTCTTCCTGGTTAAATTCCTTTTCAATGTCAGTCGGCAGGACGTATCCGGTTATATGGAAATCAAGGAAACCGACCAGCCTGCCCTATTTGCCTTCATTCGTGAAATCTCCAAAGCGACCAATGCCCGCTTCCCTAAGCATGTGTACCTGGCTCCCGATGTTAATGCGAGCGTGTTCTACGATTCGGGTTTCTGGAGCATGTTCCTGCCTGTCCGTAAAAACCTGGTGGTTGGGCTTGGACTGGTCAATGGATTGAACAGGGGAGAGTTCAGTGCGGTACTGGCCCATGAACTTGGCCACTTTTCCCAGCGAAGCATGAAGCTGGGAAGTTTTGTCTACCAGGTTAACCGGATCATCTTCAATATGCTCTATGACAATACAGGTTATGGGGCTTTCCTGGACAAGTGGGCAGCTGTCAGCGGGTATTTTGCCTTTTTTGCGACCATTACCGTGAAGATCGTCAACGGTATCCAATGGGTCCTAAGGAAACTCTATGGCCTGGTCAATAAGGGCTATATGGGCCTTTCCCGGGAAATGGAATTCCATGCGGATGCAGTAGCTGCTGCGGTCAGCGGTGCGAATAACCTGGAATCCGCATTGCTCCGGCTGGAAATGGCTGATTCGGGTTATCAGTCAGTCCTGGATACCTGCAATGACTGGTTCCGGAAGAATGAGGTGAGCCAGAATTTCTATCCCGGCCAGCGATTGGTAATGAAGGAACTGGCCAGGAAATACCAGCTGCCCATCAATAATGGGTTGCCATTGATCACGCACGAGGTTGCTTCCGGCGAGTCTGCTACCCGCGTCAACTTCAAAGACCAATGGGCTTCCCATCCCCCCACCGCAGAGCGGATCGCCCACCTCCATAGCCTTAAAATGGACGCGGCCATTGATGATCGATCTGCCTGGACCATCTTTACGGATGAACTGGGTTTGCAGCGTTCCATGACCGCATTTGTATATAGCCAGGCTTCTACAGGGGAGGCTGAACAGGAACTCATTACTGAAAAGGACTTTGAAGGAAAATACAATGCGTTGATCCAGTATTATGCCTTTCCTGAGGTCTTTAATGGCTGTTATGACGGCCGGCCAATGAGTGAAATGGACCTGGACAAACAGATGAGTGTTGCGGATGAAGAAGTGTCTGTTGATGTTGTGAAAGCATTGTGTACAAATGAACAGGCTTCCATCCTGAAGAAGATCAGCGGTGCGGAGCAGGATATAGAGACCTTGCAGGCCATTGCAGACGGCCGTGTCGAAACCAGTTCATTTGATTTCGAGGGGCAAAGGATGGGTAAAGGGGATATAGGCAAGTTGATCGAAAGGCTAAAGTTGGAGGCGGAAGCCTGGCGATCGCGGCTACAGGATTTCGATGAACGGATGTTCAGGAACAGTTACTGGCTGGCAGCAAGGCGCGGTGAGGCCGGCAAGTTAAAGGACCAGTATGAGCAATATTTTATCTGGCGGAACAGGGCTAATGAATTTTACAATCATTCCAATGCCATGTTCGAAAAGCTGAACCCTGTTTATGCGGGTGAAAGCCTGACGTTGGAGCATGCGGATGCCCTTGTTTCAGGACTTAAAACCAAGGATGAACCAGATTTCCGCCAGATGCTCGAATTGTTCAGTAAGGAAGGGGTTTTTGAAGAGAGCCAGGAGCTGAAGTCAAAAATCGACCGGTACCTTGAAGCCAGCTATGCCTATTTCAACGGCAAGGAATTCTTTAGTAACGAACTGGATGATATCCTGGCCATAGGCCGGGAATGTTGGTCTGCCTTGCAGTCCTATATTTTCCGGATCTACAAGGACCTGCTGTTCTACCAGGCTTCTATTTATAACAGTACAGGCCATTAA
- a CDS encoding rhomboid family intramembrane serine protease yields MLLPIGDDNSDRHITPIVTWALIAVNIGVFVFLQGLGSNAAFTYAFSTVPGEILSNRDIITEGKLVRDLASGQVFEMPGLQPTPIPVYLTMLTSMFMHGSIGHLAGNMLYLWIFGDNLENRLGHLRYLLFYLLCGIIASLSHVIFTQVTGADPLIPSLGASGAISGIMGGYLLLFPRRRVNALLGWFIIAIPSWVALGMWILLQVVSGFGSIAGQSDGVAYAAHIGGFAAGFLLIKFFDRGAPTPPTPTRKQQWVYRRQARN; encoded by the coding sequence ATGCTGCTACCAATCGGGGATGACAACAGCGATCGCCACATTACACCCATTGTTACCTGGGCCCTTATCGCTGTCAATATTGGCGTTTTTGTTTTCCTTCAGGGGCTGGGAAGTAATGCAGCCTTTACTTATGCTTTTTCCACTGTACCGGGCGAGATCCTGAGTAACAGGGATATCATTACCGAGGGCAAGTTGGTCAGGGACCTTGCTTCGGGGCAGGTTTTTGAAATGCCGGGGCTACAACCCACCCCTATTCCTGTTTACCTGACCATGCTCACTTCCATGTTCATGCATGGCAGTATTGGCCACCTCGCAGGGAACATGCTCTACTTGTGGATATTTGGAGACAACCTGGAAAACCGGCTTGGCCACTTACGCTACCTGCTTTTCTACCTGCTATGCGGCATTATAGCATCCCTCTCCCATGTAATTTTCACCCAGGTTACTGGTGCGGACCCACTGATTCCCAGTCTTGGCGCTTCAGGGGCCATTTCGGGGATCATGGGCGGATACCTGTTACTATTCCCCAGGCGAAGGGTGAATGCACTACTCGGATGGTTTATCATTGCCATTCCCAGTTGGGTTGCCCTTGGCATGTGGATCCTCCTACAGGTGGTCAGCGGCTTTGGCTCAATTGCCGGTCAATCTGATGGTGTAGCCTATGCTGCCCATATCGGCGGGTTTGCTGCCGGCTTCCTCCTGATCAAGTTTTTTGACAGGGGCGCCCCTACCCCTCCAACACCAACGCGCAAACAACAATGGGTGTATAGAAGGCAGGCCCGTAACTGA